In the Populus trichocarpa isolate Nisqually-1 chromosome 8, P.trichocarpa_v4.1, whole genome shotgun sequence genome, GCCAGTGATGATAGAGTAACCCGTTATCTAAGGTGGAACTCCATTACCTCTAGAGAAGAAGCTTTAGCACATCTGGAAAAGGTTGCCATACCCCACCCTTGGCGTCGGTCCATATGTCTGGATGATCGTTCAATTGGATATATTTCCATCTTCCCGGAATCTAATGACGATCGATGCAGAGCAAACTTTGGATATGCATTGGCTGCTGAGTATTGGGGACAAGGAATAGCCACAATTGCGTCGAAGATGGCAGTGTCTAGTGTTTTTCAAGATCTTCCTTATCTGGTTAGGCTTCAAGCTCTTGTAGAGGTGGAGAATAGAAGTTCTCAAAGGGTACTGGAAAAGACTGGGTTTGTGAAAGAGGGTCTGTTGAGGAAATACGGGTATTGTAAAGGTGAAATTAGAGATATGTTTGTCTATAGTTTCCTTTCAACAGACTTGGTTTTGTAATTGATTGACAGACGGTCCTTAATAGCGATCATATTATCCTTTGCTGAACTcaccttttcttatttttttttctttgttttgatgtTAGAATCCTTCCCATCTTTGGCTATGAAGAATCTCAAAGCAAAATATAAGCAATTACAATATTAGATGTAAGCAAGATAATGTCAGCTTGAATTCAGAAAATCTATCGAAGAGAATTTTTCTACAGTAACCCAGGAGTTCAAACTCAAAAGGTACGAGTTCGCAAGCACAACCagttaaataaatacatataaaaaggaaaagttaTAACTAATTGGATCATCACCTAAAGCTCAAATCTTCCCTCATCATCAGTGTACGTAGAAAAACTCTTCAATCAACAGCATCAAGCCATCTTTGAGGTTATGCCCCCATAAACCTAAGATTGTGATTCCCCCATACAGCTAAGATGAGCCCTCCTCTTGGATGTCTAGTTATGCAACTCTGTTCCGAGTTATGAAATATCCTACTTGCGGGGATAAAGAAAGGTCGAACAAGGTGGCCATGACATTAGCACCTCTAGCAGCCAGAGCCGTTCCTTTCTATCCAGAAAATAATGCATTCCTTGGTCTCCACTAAAAGCGAAGCAAAATTGACCCTGTTAAAGACTTGGGACcccaattttgttttctttcatgcttTAGTTCCAGAAAATTCCTTGTTGTCACATACTATCTATCATTCAAGCACTAGCATTTTCTTCTGGGTAAACTACTGCTTGTCTACTTGATGATACTTCAATCATTTTAGACATCAAGTTCCTAAAAGAATTACCAAGAACCCGAGGCTTCTGctctaaaaaatcatcatatagGTGAAGTGAACAGATGGAGCAAAATTCTTTCACGTCAGACTTCTTAAAAGAGGGTGGTGATGAACTCTCAGACCTCACTTCGGCCATTGGATCTCTCCTACATCGATGATTTCATGGCTTGGGCTACGGATGAGAAAGTTGCTCTTTTATGCTCTTGGGAACCTTACCCTAAGAAGATGCCATGGATTACATAGAAAATTCTGTTCCACGTCCACATCCATGGTTCAAGGCAATATGCCTTAACAACAGGCCTATTGGTGCCATTTTCAGGGACAAAAATTCAGGCAACAATATATGTAGAGGTGAACTTAGCTATGTTTTGGCTTCCCTATGGTGGGGTAAAGGGTTTGCAAATGGTTACTACACCTATTTTTATTGAGTGGCCACATCTGGAGAGATTAGAAGCGGTGgtagatttataaaaattatagaaaaaattaaaaggcttGGGTTTTCACTATAGCCCTACCTCTGATTGCTAcaatggttatatatatatatataatttcacccTTATAAGATTAGAGTTAGACCAAGATTAGTGTGGGCTACGCCATGTAAATATTAGAGTTATACAAGATTTTTTCTCACGTTTTACGGCTAATTACATCTCCTAGCAATATTAAACGAAAGCTCTGGattattatagttataaaagaaaccaaaagattgaaggaaaaataaacattaactATTCTTGTTCACATAGATTTATTTTAACTGTGGATTACAATGTTTATTCctgtacttaatttttttatttaataaattttatttttttataatttaatccttCTAAGTTATATTAGCatgattttatgtattttttttttttactttgtttgcTCTCACCTCTCACGTATACAAagtaaatgaattttataaaaagaaataacagaTTAAGGAGAATGAGAACGAGAGTGTTGGAAATCATATGTCTTTGATTTACGCCAATGAGACGCCGTTGAAGGATAGGGAGTCGTTGTTGGAGCGTAAGAGTAGGGATTTTTATGGGGTTTTGGTTGCGTCTACTCGGCGTGAAGAGGAGAGTCAGAGATTTGAGAGTCAACATAGGAAAGATGGGTTGGTGGCGAAGAGTAGGTTAATGGGAGCTGATGAGAGAGGAATCGGGTGTGGTGGTGATGAATTGGGTTATGATTCGGCAGCCAAGCCCAAAATGCATTTGAAAGGTAGGAAAATTAGGGAGGGAGTGCACATAATTTTGGTACCTAGCGCGTTTCAGACTTTGATTACAATTTATAATGTGAAGGAGTTTTTGGAAGATGGGATTTATATACCTACGGATGTGAAGGTTAAACAGATGAAAAGGCCGAAACCAGAGTGTGTAACAGTGCAGAAGAAGTTTAGTACTGATAGGAATAGAGTGATGACGGCTTATGAGGTGAGGGATAAGCCGTCTGCACTTAAAGCTGATGATTGGGATAGGGTTGTGGCAGTTTTTGTGTTGGGGAAGGAGTGGCAATTCAAGGATTGGCCTTTTAAGGATCGTGTTGagatatttaataaaagtaaGTGAGGTTTGGTTTTTGTTGGATTCAATTGGTAGTTATATTTGGGATTTCTACTTTGTTGGTGATTGTTGTTGGTTGATTCTTTAGGTTTTGCAACAGATTCTTATAGTGTGATGTAGTTTTTTTGGAGTCATATTTGGACTCGATTGGAATAGCATAAATTGTTTAAACTTATGCAGTTATTGGATTTTTCATGCGGTTGGAAGATGATAGTGTAGAGTCAGCAAAGATTGTGAAGCAGTGGAATGTAAAGATTATCTCGGTGAGCATTTTTCCCCTTTGATTATATTTGCTTTGTTGGGTGgcgtttttttttgcttttgcccTGTCTCTTccacttcaatttctttatgcAGATTAGCAAGAACAAGAGACACAAGGATAGAGCTGCAGCATTGGAGGTGTGGGACAGATTAGAAGAATTTATGCGCTCACGATCACACACTTGAAGCATGCAGAATTTTAGaagtttgcatctttttttttcctcccttaAATCCTATTTATGTTTGCATATCTTTGAATTTTGCAAATCTATATCAAGGTATCTGTCAACATGGTTCTGCCATATGGTGAATGCATTATGTTTAGATGGTGGGTTAaactaattgattttctttgaagCATGTGCTGTTAGTGTGCTAAACATTGCTCCCTGAAAGTATCAGTTGTAATATTCCATCCATATGCTTCACTATTCTTTGCAGCATATGGATGGAATATAGCATTTATAGTTAGATAGCATGCCTCTCCATgcaaaccttttttattttataattttgttgatGGTGATGCCTGGAATACATGCTGGAGCTATgttctgttttcttttatttttctttctctggtTTTTCTGTGATATTGATCTTATAGTTTTTGACTGAGTGTCCCTGCCCTTGAATAATATATCAGTGCAAAAGTTGGCAGTGACATAAACAAGATACTTGTCCAAACTGGAGCAATGCGTAAATGTGCTTTGAATCATTGTATGGCATGACCTGGAGATTTTAATGAATACCCATTGATATAATTTTGCTTGAAGTGAGTGGGTAACGTAAACAATTTTATCCAAACCCATAATGGGCTGAATGATGTTTGCTTGATCCTAGTTTCTACGAACATTCAGAAAAGAAGAAACCTAGAGTTAGTTTGATAGGTTCACCAGCATTATCATGGATATTTGCAAAAACATGGTTTTTGGATGTGAGTTTTGAACATATGCTAGATCCCTTGCGCAGTCAGCAAATTAGCTTGTTCTTCAACAAGCCAAACTAGAGCAATTgaactaaagaaaaaacaagaagggcTGGACTGAATTTGCAACCGCTTGAGCTAGGAAGCCCTGCTCCATGCTTTTTCAAGGTGATTGGCTAGTATAATCATTCAATCTGAGTTTTGATTTTGCAGTTGGCTCCATTCACCAGCCTCTCCTAAGCTCAAACCGAGAAGCATTGATTACTGTAGGTAATGCAATTGGGTCTGCTTTAGCTGGGGCCT is a window encoding:
- the LOC18101562 gene encoding uncharacterized protein LOC18101562 — encoded protein: MDSSRISLRPFKLSDVDDFLKWASDDRVTRYLRWNSITSREEALAHLEKVAIPHPWRRSICLDDRSIGYISIFPESNDDRCRANFGYALAAEYWGQGIATIASKMAVSSVFQDLPYLVRLQALVEVENRSSQRVLEKTGFVKEGLLRKYGYCKGEIRDMFVYSFLSTDLVL
- the LOC18101564 gene encoding protein CDC73 homolog isoform X1, which produces MSLIYANETPLKDRESLLERKSRDFYGVLVASTRREEESQRFESQHRKDGLVAKSRLMGADERGIGCGGDELGYDSAAKPKMHLKGRKIREGVHIILVPSAFQTLITIYNVKEFLEDGIYIPTDVKVKQMKRPKPECVTVQKKFSTDRNRVMTAYEVRDKPSALKADDWDRVVAVFVLGKEWQFKDWPFKDRVEIFNKIIGFFMRLEDDSVESAKIVKQWNVKIISISKNKRHKDRAAALEVWDRLEEFMRSRSHT
- the LOC18101564 gene encoding protein CDC73 homolog isoform X3 → MSLIYANETPLKDRESLLERKSRDFYGVLVASTRREEESQRFESQHRKDGLVAKSRLMGADERGIGCGGDELGYDSAAKPKMHLKGRKIREGVHIILVPSAFQTLITIYNVKEFLEDGIYIPTDVKVKQMKRPKPECVTVQKKFSTDRNRVMTAYEVRDKPSALKADDWDRVVAVFVLGKEWQFKDWPFKDRVEIFNKIIGFFMRLEDDSVESAKIVKQWNVKIISISKNKRHKDRAAALESAN
- the LOC18101564 gene encoding protein CDC73 homolog isoform X2: MSLIYANETPLKDRESLLERKSRDFYGVLVASTRREEESQRFESQHRKDGLVAKSRLMGADERGIGCGGDELGYDSAAKPKMHLKGRKIREGVHIILVPSAFQTLITIYNVKEFLEDGIYIPTDVKVKQMKRPKPECVTVQKKFSTDRNRVMTAYEVRDKPSALKADDWDRVVAVFVLGKEWQFKDWPFKDRVEIFNKIIGFFMRLEDDSVESAKIVKQWNVKIISISKNKRHKDRAAALELAPFTSLS